A single window of Bos javanicus breed banteng chromosome 19, ARS-OSU_banteng_1.0, whole genome shotgun sequence DNA harbors:
- the RAB5C gene encoding ras-related protein Rab-5C: MAGRGGAARPNGPAAGNKICQFKLVLLGESAVGKSSLVLRFVKGQFHEYQESTIGAAFLTQTVCLDDTTVKFEIWDTAGQERYHSLAPMYYRGAQAAIVVYDITNTDTFARAKNWVKELQRQASPNIVIALAGNKADLASKRAVEFQEAQAYAEDNSLLFMETSAKTAMNVNEIFMAIAKKLPKNEPQNAAGAPGRNRGVDLQENNPASRSQCCSN, from the exons ATGGCGGGTCGGGGAGGCGCAGCGCGACCCAACGGACCAGCTGCTGGGAACAAGATCTGTCAGTTTAAGCTGGTCCTGCTGGGGGAGTCCGCGGTGGGCAAATCCAGCCTCGTCCTCCGCTTCGTCAAGGGTCAGTTCCACGAGTACCAGGAGAGCACAATTGGAG CGGCCTTCCTCACACAGACCGTCTGCTTGGACGACACAACAGTCAAGTTTGAGATCTGGGACACAGCTGGACAGGAGCGGTATCACAGCCTGGCCCCCATGTACTATCGGGGGGCCCAGGCTGCCATCGTGGTCTACGACATCACCAACACA GATACCTTTGCACGGGCCAAGAACTGGGTGAAGGAGTTACAGAGGCAGGCCAGCCCCAACATCGTCATCGCGCTTGCGGGCAACAAGGCGGACCTGGCCAGCAAGAGAGCCGTGGAGTTCCAG GAAGCACAAGCCTATGCAGAGGACAACAGTTTGCTGTTCATGGAGACATCAGCAAAGACTGCGATGAACGTGAATGAAATTTTCATGGCTATAG CTAAGAAGCTTCCCAAGAATGAACCCCAGAATGCAGCTGGTGCTCCAGGCCGGAACCGAGGCGTGGACCTCCAGGAGAACAACCCTGCCAGCCGGAGCCAGTGCTGCAGCAACTGA
- the HSPB9 gene encoding heat shock protein beta-9: MQRVGSSLPSGSQSASQCPSVAFTERNQVATLPVQRLTEDAAAVRDNVHTEDGFQMKLYAHGFTPEELLVQVNSGCLVVTGQRQLEGCNPDGTGFRVAQKVHQQMSLPPDLDPAAMTCCLTPSGQLCVRGQCRALPPSEAQTGPASRFRSRGSKKLA; encoded by the coding sequence ATGCAGCGGGTCGGTAGCAGTCTCCCTAGCGGGAGCCAGTCGGCCTCCCAATGTCCCAGCGTGGCCTTTACTGAACGGAACCAGGTGGCCACTCTACCGGTGCAGCGGCTCACGGAGGATGCAGCAGCTGTGCGGGACAACGTCCACACGGAGGATGGCTTCCAGATGAAACTGTATGCCCATGGCTTCACCCCCGAGGAGTTGTTGGTTCAGGTGAACAGCGGGTGCCTGGTGGTGACTGGCCAGCGACAACTGGAGGGCTGCAACCCGGATGGGACCGGCTTCCGCGTGGCGCAGAAGGTGCACCAGCAAATGTCACTACCACCGGACCTGGACCCCGCTGCCATGACTTGCTGCCTGACCCCCTCCGGCCAGCTGTGTGTCCGTGGCCAGTGCCGGGCACTGCCTCCCTCTGAGGCTCAAACAGGACCCGCCTCAAGATTCAGAAGCCGTGGCTCTAAGAAACTAGCCTGA